The following are from one region of the Petrotoga mobilis SJ95 genome:
- a CDS encoding glycosyltransferase family 2 protein, whose amino-acid sequence MLVCRNEEKTIKKVLNSLSNQTRKPDEIIVVDGQSTDNTVSIIEKLAEKSNNIKIITNEKKFTPHGLNLGIKNSKGDFVFIAGSHTEFDEKYVEYSVEFLMKHPEASAVGGVSLATPANDKSCLQKSMAFSYSSPFGTASRHRHQVKEPQEVDTVAYACYRREVFDKVGYFNEKLLRNQDIEFNYRMRKKGLKIFLLPITNNYYVPNGLWDFMKKNFSNGFWNYITLKISPYGISLRHFIPFIFIMYLLLLFIFLVLSKNAVFNIILAIPFFIYLFIDTLFSLKYAIKEKNILLFFCSFFVFLLLHISYGSGTFWSILKSILFTRRKKS is encoded by the coding sequence ATATTAGTTTGCAGAAATGAAGAAAAAACGATCAAAAAAGTGTTAAATTCTTTAAGCAATCAGACAAGAAAGCCGGATGAAATAATTGTCGTTGATGGTCAGTCGACAGATAACACCGTTAGTATAATAGAGAAACTCGCTGAAAAAAGTAATAATATAAAAATCATTACGAATGAAAAAAAATTTACCCCCCACGGTTTAAATTTAGGGATCAAAAATAGTAAGGGGGATTTTGTTTTTATAGCTGGTTCTCATACAGAATTTGATGAAAAATATGTGGAATATAGTGTTGAATTTTTGATGAAACACCCAGAAGCGAGTGCTGTAGGAGGAGTGTCTTTGGCCACCCCTGCTAACGATAAAAGTTGTTTACAAAAATCGATGGCTTTTTCGTATTCTTCCCCCTTCGGTACTGCATCCCGCCATAGACATCAAGTGAAAGAACCACAAGAAGTTGATACCGTAGCATATGCATGTTATAGAAGAGAAGTTTTTGATAAAGTAGGGTATTTTAATGAAAAACTTTTAAGGAATCAAGATATCGAGTTTAATTATAGGATGAGAAAAAAGGGTTTAAAAATCTTTTTATTACCAATTACAAATAATTATTATGTTCCAAATGGGTTGTGGGATTTTATGAAAAAGAATTTTTCAAATGGTTTTTGGAATTATATAACTCTAAAAATATCTCCTTATGGTATTTCCCTTAGACATTTCATTCCTTTTATTTTTATAATGTATCTTCTTCTCTTATTCATATTTTTAGTCCTCTCAAAAAATGCCGTTTTTAATATTATTTTAGCTATTCCGTTTTTCATATATTTGTTTATAGACACATTATTTTCATTAAAGTATGCTATAAAAGAGAAAAATATTTTATTGTTTTTTTGTAGTTTTTTTGTGTTTTTACTTTTGCATATTTCATATGGTTCAGGAACATTTTGGAGTATACTTAAATCAATCCTTTTTACTAGGAGAAAGAAATCCTAA
- a CDS encoding glycosyltransferase family 4 protein — translation MLAIKLISSFVLSVILVPIMIRIANKYNIVDKPDNKLKVHKSPIPYLGGVAVFLSILPFYYNDIGFIIPASILTFIGLYDDIKSVSPYIRLFAEFIVVSMAIYFVGGIIEPFQFFILVLTGIALVNGVNMVDGMDGVCAGTAIVSLLFFSLISKNYELLIFAFAILGFLLYNLPPAKIFLGDAGSYLLGFTLFYSFSFLSGRSGRGGYFISLIITGFYFTDLVYAVIRRLLSKRSPFLGDKEHIYDKIRKKYKIKPLFVALVTYSISVFFGLIGLITWDFQIIGVIIVLMLFIFLGYHFKLYKYE, via the coding sequence TTGTTAGCTATAAAATTAATAAGTTCTTTTGTTTTATCTGTTATTCTAGTTCCCATTATGATAAGAATCGCAAACAAATATAATATCGTTGATAAACCCGACAATAAGTTGAAAGTTCATAAGTCTCCCATTCCTTATTTGGGTGGTGTAGCTGTTTTTCTTTCAATATTACCTTTTTATTACAATGACATAGGTTTTATAATTCCTGCTAGTATATTGACTTTTATTGGTCTTTACGATGATATTAAGAGTGTTTCTCCTTATATTAGATTATTTGCAGAGTTTATTGTCGTCTCAATGGCAATATATTTTGTAGGAGGAATTATTGAACCTTTTCAGTTTTTTATTTTGGTATTAACCGGTATAGCTTTAGTTAACGGAGTAAATATGGTTGATGGGATGGATGGAGTCTGCGCTGGAACGGCAATAGTGAGTTTGTTATTTTTTTCCTTGATATCCAAAAATTATGAACTTTTGATCTTTGCCTTCGCAATTTTGGGGTTTCTATTATACAATTTGCCACCAGCGAAAATATTTCTTGGTGATGCGGGTTCTTATCTTTTAGGTTTTACTTTATTTTATTCCTTTTCTTTCCTATCTGGAAGATCTGGTAGAGGAGGTTATTTCATCTCACTAATTATCACAGGGTTTTATTTTACTGATCTGGTTTATGCTGTGATAAGACGTTTACTCAGCAAAAGATCTCCTTTTTTAGGGGATAAAGAGCATATATATGATAAAATTAGAAAAAAATATAAAATAAAACCATTGTTTGTTGCATTAGTTACATATAGTATTTCTGTTTTTTTTGGGTTGATAGGATTAATTACTTGGGATTTTCAAATAATTGGTGTTATAATTGTATTGATGTTATTTATTTTTCTAGGTTATCATTTTAAATTGTACAAATATGAGTAA
- a CDS encoding aldo/keto reductase: protein MDKKILGKTGFEVSLLGLGGFHMLEISKDDVSKLMDIYLISGGNYIETAAEYGDGESEKKISYALKDRRDQIILASKCHARDKRTAQHFVERTLKNLNTDYLDILFLHHVTTQDDVDALLKKESALDYLFQAKKDGIIRALGVSFHGLGDYALKLIKTIDLDVVMTGFNYLDIFNFPSTYQEVIPFARSKNMGIVGMKAFADGYLYRSTYDALNYALTQDLDVMVVGANSEDMLRRDIQIAENFKPLPKKSVENLYYRAPELGNYVCRQCGKCLPCPEDIEIMKVFEYEGWYDRQIRDYQPHEAPDYALRERLAFWFGNQNEAKMAYSKLNKTFKDCTECGICEERCPYDIPIIRKLKLVDYKLGKGEIY from the coding sequence ATGGATAAAAAAATCCTTGGTAAAACTGGGTTTGAGGTTTCACTTTTAGGATTAGGTGGGTTTCATATGTTAGAAATTTCAAAGGATGATGTTTCAAAGCTAATGGATATTTACCTAATTTCAGGTGGTAATTACATTGAGACCGCTGCCGAATACGGAGATGGTGAATCGGAAAAGAAAATTTCATACGCTTTGAAAGATAGAAGGGATCAAATAATTCTTGCTAGCAAATGCCACGCTCGAGATAAGAGAACTGCTCAACATTTTGTAGAAAGAACCTTAAAGAACTTGAATACAGATTATTTAGATATTTTGTTTCTTCACCATGTTACCACTCAGGATGATGTTGATGCTTTATTGAAAAAAGAGTCGGCCTTAGATTATCTATTTCAAGCTAAAAAAGATGGGATTATAAGAGCGTTAGGGGTATCTTTCCATGGTTTGGGGGACTATGCGCTTAAACTTATAAAAACAATAGACTTGGATGTTGTGATGACAGGTTTTAACTACTTGGATATATTTAATTTCCCGAGCACTTATCAAGAAGTCATTCCTTTTGCAAGGTCTAAAAACATGGGAATTGTCGGAATGAAAGCTTTTGCAGATGGTTATCTCTACAGGTCTACTTACGATGCATTAAACTATGCTTTGACTCAAGATTTAGATGTAATGGTTGTAGGAGCGAACTCCGAAGACATGCTAAGAAGAGATATTCAGATAGCCGAAAACTTTAAACCATTACCTAAAAAATCTGTAGAAAACTTATATTATCGTGCCCCAGAACTTGGAAATTATGTCTGTAGACAATGTGGAAAATGTTTACCTTGTCCAGAAGATATAGAAATCATGAAAGTGTTTGAATACGAGGGATGGTACGATAGACAAATAAGGGATTATCAACCCCACGAGGCTCCAGATTATGCACTGAGAGAAAGATTGGCATTCTGGTTTGGAAACCAAAACGAAGCTAAAATGGCTTATTCCAAACTCAATAAGACCTTCAAAGATTGTACAGAATGCGGGATATGTGAAGAAAGATGTCCTTACGATATACCCATAATAAGAAAATTGAAATTGGTAGACTACAAGCTTGGAAAGGGAGAAATATACTAA
- a CDS encoding aldo/keto reductase, which produces MKYRKFGKYDVELSALGFGCMRLPVLNKDPSKIDEEKATNMLRYAIDNGVNYVDTAYPYHQGNSELFVGRALKNGYREKVYLATKNPVWLANKYQDFEKYLDEQLKKLDTEYIDMYLLHSLDKERWNKIYNLEVLNFLDEAKSKGKIKFAGFSFHDDFKTFKTIVDSYNWDFCQIQYNYLDTHFQAGIAGLKYANRKGLAVIIMEPIRGGKLANKLPKEALDIFSNLDNTKSPAYWALRWVWNHPEVTTVLSGMSTMEQVIENIKTADDSDQNSLSEKELKAIEQVRNIYKSKSKIDCTGCNYCVPCKNGIPIPTIFSIYNEGYIFDNLIEAKERYQTLIKQGIDASICEECGDCEAECPQHLPIRSLLKQVKNELA; this is translated from the coding sequence TTGAAATATAGAAAATTTGGTAAGTACGATGTAGAACTTTCGGCCTTGGGTTTTGGGTGTATGAGATTGCCTGTTTTGAATAAAGATCCTTCTAAAATTGATGAAGAAAAGGCAACGAATATGCTGAGATACGCTATTGATAACGGAGTGAATTATGTTGATACAGCGTATCCTTACCACCAAGGAAATAGTGAATTATTTGTAGGTAGGGCCTTAAAAAATGGTTACAGGGAAAAAGTCTACTTAGCCACCAAAAATCCTGTTTGGTTGGCAAATAAATACCAAGATTTTGAAAAATATTTAGATGAACAACTAAAAAAACTTGATACAGAATATATAGATATGTATCTGTTACACTCTTTGGATAAAGAAAGATGGAATAAAATTTATAATCTAGAAGTTTTGAATTTTCTGGATGAAGCAAAAAGTAAAGGCAAGATAAAGTTTGCCGGATTTTCTTTTCACGATGACTTCAAAACCTTTAAAACGATCGTTGATTCTTACAACTGGGATTTTTGTCAAATTCAATACAATTATCTTGATACACATTTTCAAGCAGGAATCGCAGGATTAAAGTATGCAAACAGAAAAGGTCTAGCGGTGATTATTATGGAGCCAATTAGAGGGGGTAAATTGGCTAACAAATTACCTAAAGAAGCTCTCGATATCTTTAGTAATTTAGATAATACCAAGTCACCAGCTTATTGGGCGTTAAGATGGGTATGGAACCATCCTGAGGTAACTACCGTTCTGAGCGGAATGTCCACAATGGAACAGGTGATAGAAAATATTAAAACAGCAGATGACTCAGATCAAAATTCCTTAAGTGAAAAAGAATTAAAAGCAATTGAACAAGTCAGAAATATTTACAAGAGTAAATCTAAGATAGATTGTACGGGATGTAATTATTGTGTACCTTGTAAAAACGGTATACCTATTCCTACAATTTTTAGTATTTATAATGAAGGCTACATTTTTGATAACTTAATAGAGGCAAAAGAAAGATATCAAACTTTGATCAAACAAGGCATAGATGCCTCTATTTGTGAGGAATGCGGGGATTGTGAAGCAGAATGTCCACAACATTTACCTATAAGATCGTTGTTAAAACAAGTCAAAAATGAATTAGCATGA
- a CDS encoding sodium ion-translocating decarboxylase subunit beta: MLAEGILDFFSSTGFINLSWPQVFMILLGLIIIYFAISKHAEPLLLIPLGFGMVIANIPPELTGILMPPQNGQPGGLLWYIKLGLDTGIYPPLIFLGIGALTDFSYLIANPKLILLGGAAQVGIFISFILASFLGFDLHPAAAIGLIGGADGPTSIYIASKFSPDLLPVIAVAAYSYISLIPVLQPFVSKLLTSKRERKIRMRRLREVSKKERIIFPIITTVVVSLMVPQALPLVGMLMLGNLLKESGVTGRLAEAASRYVLDTVTILLMLSVGVSATADIFLSWIALKIILLGAVAFIIALASGIGFAKLMNLFAKEKINPLIGAAGVSAVPDSARVAQHIAQETDPGNFILMHAMGPNVAGVIGSAIAAGLFLSIL; the protein is encoded by the coding sequence ATGCTAGCGGAAGGCATACTCGACTTTTTTTCAAGTACTGGATTTATCAATCTTTCTTGGCCTCAAGTTTTCATGATACTTCTTGGATTGATTATTATCTATTTTGCTATATCAAAACACGCAGAACCGCTTCTTTTAATTCCATTGGGCTTTGGTATGGTTATAGCTAACATTCCCCCAGAATTAACAGGTATTCTCATGCCTCCTCAGAATGGCCAACCAGGCGGATTGTTGTGGTATATAAAATTGGGATTAGATACTGGAATCTATCCACCATTGATTTTTTTGGGTATTGGAGCATTAACTGATTTTTCTTACTTGATTGCTAATCCAAAATTGATACTCCTGGGGGGAGCTGCTCAGGTAGGCATTTTTATTAGTTTTATATTGGCGAGTTTTTTAGGGTTTGACCTTCATCCTGCAGCCGCGATAGGTCTTATTGGAGGTGCTGATGGTCCAACTTCTATCTACATAGCTTCTAAATTTTCTCCGGATTTATTACCTGTTATAGCAGTTGCAGCCTATTCTTATATTTCACTTATTCCTGTGCTTCAACCTTTTGTTTCAAAGTTACTTACCTCCAAAAGAGAAAGAAAAATACGTATGAGAAGGTTAAGGGAAGTTTCTAAAAAAGAAAGAATTATTTTTCCTATAATAACAACTGTTGTAGTTTCTTTAATGGTTCCCCAGGCTCTACCTTTAGTAGGAATGCTTATGTTGGGAAACTTGTTAAAAGAATCTGGAGTAACTGGTAGATTAGCTGAAGCGGCCTCACGTTATGTTTTGGATACAGTGACAATACTTTTAATGCTATCGGTAGGAGTTTCTGCCACGGCTGATATATTTTTATCTTGGATAGCCTTAAAAATTATATTGTTAGGGGCAGTTGCATTTATAATTGCATTGGCAAGTGGAATAGGATTTGCAAAATTGATGAATTTGTTTGCAAAAGAAAAAATTAATCCATTGATTGGTGCAGCAGGTGTTTCGGCGGTACCTGATTCAGCTCGTGTAGCCCAACATATTGCTCAAGAGACTGATCCAGGTAATTTTATTTTAATGCATGCAATGGGGCCAAATGTTGCCGGAGTAATAGGTTCGGCAATAGCTGCTGGTCTATTTTTAAGTATACTATAA
- a CDS encoding 4Fe-4S dicluster domain-containing protein: MQTTKKHFKVIINYNYCKKCGICSWICPVNAIIEEEFGKPVVPDPEKCTGCLQCERMCPDFAISIKQIEQ, translated from the coding sequence ATGCAAACTACTAAAAAACATTTTAAAGTGATAATTAATTACAATTATTGTAAAAAATGTGGTATCTGTTCTTGGATTTGTCCCGTAAATGCTATAATAGAAGAAGAATTTGGTAAACCTGTTGTTCCAGATCCAGAAAAATGTACTGGATGTTTGCAATGTGAACGAATGTGTCCAGATTTTGCGATAAGTATAAAACAAATAGAGCAATAA